Proteins from a genomic interval of Methanofollis formosanus:
- the mch gene encoding methenyltetrahydromethanopterin cyclohydrolase, protein MLSVNEQALDIFNDIFEYPEDYNVAAHELDNGARIVDAGVSVAGGYQAGRVFTEICLGGLADVNFTMGQIKGIPMPFIEVSTDYPSIACLGAQKAGWTVKVGNYFAMGSGPARALSLKPKHTYEVIDYQDECESAVICLESDHLPNGEVMQSVADACKVDVANTCAIVAPTSSITGSIQVAGRCVETAVYKLNELGFDTRKIIAGMGTAPIPPVRGPKLAMGVTNDATIYHGQITLTMDAPEITEYLEKIPSNKSQGYGKPFNEIFKEAGYDFYKIDTSLFSPAEVIINELSKGVVYHVGEVNPDVTLQSFGLQ, encoded by the coding sequence ATGCTGAGCGTGAATGAACAGGCCCTTGACATTTTCAACGATATTTTCGAGTACCCTGAAGACTACAACGTCGCGGCACACGAGCTGGACAATGGTGCCAGGATCGTCGATGCCGGCGTCTCGGTAGCCGGCGGTTACCAGGCGGGACGGGTCTTCACCGAGATCTGTCTCGGCGGTCTGGCCGACGTGAACTTCACGATGGGCCAGATCAAGGGGATCCCGATGCCCTTCATCGAGGTCTCGACCGACTACCCGTCGATCGCGTGCCTCGGCGCACAGAAGGCTGGGTGGACCGTCAAAGTCGGGAACTACTTCGCGATGGGTTCAGGCCCTGCACGGGCACTCTCCCTCAAGCCCAAGCACACCTATGAGGTGATCGACTATCAGGACGAGTGCGAGTCTGCGGTGATCTGCCTGGAGAGCGACCACCTCCCGAACGGCGAGGTCATGCAGTCCGTCGCCGACGCCTGCAAGGTGGACGTCGCCAACACCTGTGCGATCGTCGCCCCGACCTCCTCGATCACCGGGTCCATCCAGGTCGCCGGCCGGTGTGTCGAAACCGCGGTCTACAAACTCAACGAACTCGGGTTCGACACCAGGAAGATCATCGCCGGTATGGGCACGGCCCCGATCCCGCCGGTCCGCGGTCCGAAGCTGGCCATGGGTGTCACCAACGACGCCACCATCTATCACGGCCAGATCACCCTGACGATGGACGCCCCTGAGATCACCGAGTACCTCGAGAAGATCCCGTCCAACAAATCACAGGGCTACGGCAAGCCTTTCAACGAGATCTTCAAGGAGGCAGGATATGATTTCTACAAGATCGATACCTCGCTCTTCTCTCCGGCCGAGGTCATCATCAACGAGCTCTCCAAGGGTGTGGTCTACCATGTCGGCGAAGTGAACCCCGACGTGACCCTGCAGTCCTTCGGGCTCCAGTAA
- a CDS encoding ORC1-type DNA replication protein: MKKDLLMWDETLFRDPEVFEIDYVPEQFNHRETQMRELAFQITPGLRGGRPLNTICRGLPGTGKTTSVRKLLGQVEEHESKLVPVYINCQIDNTKFAVFAQIYQKLSGRHPPASGTSFKQIFDFVARRLQKEEKVLLVALDDANYLLYENEINKILYPLLRSHEAYPGTRIGVITIISDMNVDLSREVDPRVASVFRPTEIYFPPYGTDEVRHILSERVMTGLYPGALSDAMLDLVVEQTMKSGDLRVGLDLLKRATLNAETAARRQVEEDDICRAYEVSKYLHLTFTLRTLKDEEKDLMRIIATLSREKDEKEEMNAGGVYEKAKEHMKLGYTRYYEIVKKLDAMRLINLNYRQGRGRTRVISLRYDPNRILKLLV, from the coding sequence ATGAAAAAGGACCTCCTCATGTGGGACGAGACCCTCTTCCGGGACCCAGAAGTCTTCGAGATCGATTATGTCCCGGAGCAGTTCAACCACAGGGAGACCCAGATGCGGGAACTCGCGTTCCAGATCACGCCGGGGCTCAGGGGAGGCAGGCCGCTCAACACCATCTGCAGGGGCCTGCCCGGTACCGGCAAGACGACAAGCGTGCGCAAACTCCTCGGTCAGGTGGAAGAGCACGAGAGCAAACTGGTCCCGGTCTACATCAACTGCCAGATCGACAACACCAAGTTCGCCGTCTTTGCCCAGATCTACCAGAAACTCTCCGGCCGCCACCCTCCCGCCTCAGGCACCTCGTTCAAACAGATCTTCGACTTCGTCGCCAGACGCCTCCAGAAAGAGGAAAAGGTTCTGCTCGTCGCCCTCGACGATGCAAACTATCTCCTGTACGAGAACGAGATCAACAAGATCCTCTATCCCCTCCTCCGCTCGCACGAGGCCTATCCTGGCACCAGGATCGGGGTGATCACCATCATCTCCGACATGAACGTCGACCTCTCCCGCGAGGTCGATCCCAGGGTCGCCTCGGTCTTCCGACCGACCGAGATCTACTTCCCCCCGTACGGCACCGACGAGGTGCGCCACATCCTCTCCGAGCGGGTGATGACCGGGCTGTACCCCGGGGCACTCTCCGATGCGATGCTCGACCTTGTCGTCGAGCAGACGATGAAGAGTGGCGACCTGCGGGTCGGGCTCGACCTCCTCAAGCGTGCCACCCTCAACGCGGAGACGGCCGCCAGGCGGCAGGTCGAGGAGGACGACATCTGCCGGGCCTACGAGGTCTCGAAATATCTCCACCTCACCTTCACGCTCAGGACCCTGAAAGATGAAGAGAAAGACCTGATGCGGATCATCGCCACGCTGAGTCGGGAGAAGGACGAGAAGGAGGAGATGAATGCAGGAGGCGTGTATGAAAAGGCAAAAGAGCACATGAAACTCGGATACACAAGATATTATGAGATCGTGAAAAAGCTCGATGCCATGCGCCTCATCAATCTCAATTATCGCCAGGGACGGGGCCGGACGCGGGTCATATCCCTCAGATACGACCCCAATCGGATCCTCAAACTCCTGGTCTGA
- a CDS encoding cofactor-independent phosphoglycerate mutase, with product MKYIVVLGDGMADEPLEELGGQTPLEYANTPNMDLVAREGRCGLLKTVPDGFEPGSDVANLSVLGYDPRTCYTGRGPLEAASMGVDLAPSDYAYRFNLVTLRDGVMEDFNAGHISSEEGAALIRSLAVPGADLHPGVSYRNLMVVHEAEGSETSPPHDIVGQAVAPYLPRGGDAPLLARCMEAAEAAFADHPVNRARTAAGKLPATTIWPWSGGKRPAIPDFTERWGLAGGMISAVDLLNGIATYAGMEVIHVPGATGFIDTDYQAKARHALEAIEHLDFIYIHVEAPDEAGHMGSVEEKVKAIEGVDGLLGTVLDHFDGAVALLPDHPTPIRLKTHTSNPVPFAVLGHGADSTRVYSEREAAKGAYGLRNSADLLPLLFGRKSA from the coding sequence ATGAAATACATCGTCGTGCTGGGGGACGGGATGGCCGACGAACCCCTCGAAGAACTCGGCGGACAGACCCCCCTCGAATATGCTAACACCCCCAACATGGATCTCGTCGCGAGAGAGGGCCGGTGCGGACTCCTGAAGACCGTGCCCGACGGTTTCGAGCCAGGAAGCGACGTCGCAAACCTTTCGGTCCTGGGCTACGACCCGCGGACCTGCTATACCGGACGGGGGCCACTGGAGGCGGCGAGCATGGGGGTCGACCTGGCCCCGTCGGACTATGCCTACCGCTTCAACCTGGTCACGCTCAGGGACGGGGTGATGGAGGACTTCAATGCCGGACATATCTCCAGTGAGGAGGGCGCCGCGCTCATCAGGTCTCTTGCCGTGCCTGGCGCCGACCTCCACCCCGGCGTCTCGTACCGTAACCTGATGGTCGTCCATGAAGCCGAAGGGTCGGAGACCTCCCCGCCTCACGACATCGTCGGGCAGGCGGTCGCCCCGTACCTCCCGAGAGGCGGGGACGCTCCTCTTCTCGCTCGGTGCATGGAGGCCGCAGAGGCTGCATTTGCCGACCACCCGGTGAACCGCGCCCGCACAGCCGCAGGAAAACTCCCGGCCACGACGATCTGGCCGTGGAGCGGGGGGAAGCGCCCGGCGATCCCGGACTTCACGGAGCGCTGGGGGCTTGCAGGCGGGATGATCTCCGCGGTCGACCTCCTCAACGGGATCGCGACGTACGCCGGGATGGAGGTGATCCATGTCCCGGGCGCCACCGGGTTCATCGACACCGACTACCAGGCCAAGGCCCGGCATGCCCTGGAGGCCATCGAGCACCTCGACTTCATCTACATCCATGTGGAGGCGCCGGACGAAGCCGGACATATGGGCAGCGTCGAGGAGAAGGTGAAGGCGATCGAGGGGGTCGACGGACTGCTCGGCACTGTCCTCGACCACTTCGACGGGGCAGTCGCCCTCCTCCCCGACCACCCGACGCCGATCAGGCTCAAGACCCACACCAGCAACCCGGTCCCCTTCGCGGTCCTGGGGCATGGCGCGGACTCCACCAGGGTGTACTCGGAGCGCGAGGCGGCGAAGGGTGCGTACGGTCTGCGCAACTCGGCCGACCTCCTGCCTCTTCTTTTCGGGCGGAAGAGCGCGTAG
- a CDS encoding COG2426 family protein → MDLIATVLIAVQSALPFWESRYAIPLAIQGGYPPVAAAAIGIASNLAVVVVLLLLLEPVSDFLIARSKLFEKFFDWLFTRTRRHSERFERWGALALIPFVAVPIPVTGSWTACAAAFVFGIRFRYALPAIAAGMLIAVAVTTITMLGITSVHGMLG, encoded by the coding sequence ATGGACCTGATCGCCACGGTCCTCATCGCCGTGCAGAGCGCCCTCCCCTTCTGGGAGTCGCGCTACGCGATCCCGCTCGCGATCCAGGGAGGCTACCCGCCGGTCGCCGCCGCCGCGATCGGGATCGCCAGCAACCTTGCCGTGGTCGTGGTGCTCCTCCTCCTTCTCGAACCGGTCTCCGACTTCCTGATCGCCAGATCGAAACTTTTCGAGAAATTCTTCGACTGGCTTTTCACCCGGACGCGCCGACACTCGGAACGCTTCGAACGCTGGGGCGCCCTCGCCCTCATCCCCTTCGTCGCCGTGCCCATCCCGGTCACCGGTTCATGGACGGCCTGCGCCGCAGCATTCGTATTCGGAATCAGGTTCCGCTATGCCCTCCCCGCCATCGCTGCCGGGATGTTGATCGCCGTTGCCGTCACCACCATTACTATGCTTGGAATCACATCTGTACACGGAATGCTCGGATGA
- a CDS encoding NAD-dependent epimerase/dehydratase family protein, translating to MFSIVTGGAGFIGSHTVDALVARGDDVVVIDNLSAGSTEQIAGHLQAGDVRFVRADLLDDGWQSVFEGADRIYHIAADPDVRQSAQSPGVQVDNNILATQRVLDAMHEHGVPELVFTSTSTVYGEASVIPTPEHYTPMLPISVYGGTKLACEALISAYAHSFEMQAWVFRFANIIGERSGHGVITDFIRKLRENPRELEILGDGRQTKSYLDVRECVGGFEYAVAHANETVNTFNIGSEDWIDVVSIADIIVDEMGLSDVEYRFTGGARGWVGDVPKMQLSIEKMKALGWRPDLGSEESVRKTVRAILR from the coding sequence ATGTTCAGCATAGTCACAGGCGGTGCCGGATTCATCGGCTCGCACACCGTGGACGCCCTCGTCGCACGCGGCGACGACGTCGTGGTCATCGACAACCTCAGCGCCGGTTCGACCGAGCAGATCGCCGGCCACCTCCAGGCGGGAGATGTCAGGTTTGTCAGGGCCGACCTCCTCGACGACGGGTGGCAGTCGGTCTTCGAAGGGGCCGACCGCATCTACCACATCGCCGCCGACCCCGACGTCCGGCAGAGTGCCCAGAGTCCTGGCGTCCAGGTGGACAACAACATCCTTGCCACGCAGCGGGTGCTCGACGCCATGCACGAGCACGGGGTACCTGAACTGGTCTTCACCTCCACCTCCACCGTCTACGGCGAGGCCTCGGTCATCCCGACCCCTGAGCACTATACCCCGATGCTCCCGATCTCGGTCTACGGCGGGACCAAACTTGCCTGCGAGGCGCTGATCTCGGCCTACGCTCATTCTTTCGAGATGCAGGCCTGGGTCTTCAGGTTCGCCAACATCATCGGCGAGCGGAGCGGGCACGGGGTGATCACCGACTTTATCAGGAAACTGCGGGAGAACCCGCGGGAACTCGAGATCCTGGGAGACGGACGGCAGACCAAATCGTACCTGGACGTCCGCGAGTGCGTCGGGGGCTTTGAGTATGCGGTCGCCCACGCAAACGAGACCGTCAACACCTTCAACATCGGTTCAGAGGACTGGATCGACGTCGTCTCCATCGCGGACATCATCGTCGACGAGATGGGGCTCTCGGACGTGGAGTACCGTTTCACCGGCGGGGCGCGGGGCTGGGTCGGAGACGTCCCGAAGATGCAACTCTCCATCGAGAAGATGAAGGCCCTCGGATGGCGGCCGGACCTCGGGTCTGAGGAGAGCGTCAGAAAGACCGTGCGCGCCATCCTCCGGTGA
- a CDS encoding methanogenesis marker 12 protein, translating into MFIGIDHGTTAMRFASEEGHFKISREAAREFSVHDLERLCPLDEIEGIAVCYSMGDGISAVTDIRKVKHRGVVSREGAGKHIGGGTRVYDEVAASGIPAVVVPGIHRGSPTDPRFKAYSHQTSPEKLGIAYEVCHDLGGDVVVSDISSNTVTLLVSGGEIVGAFDACVFAPGTQHGALDVDAIRRIDAGIETANEAFLHAGVTHTLPPEEQDRTIAMFAAMECASMLLLNPRAQVALAGSKAPVVADEVRALLCREVAVYDEWCAARGLARIAHDVFTGSAPVLGLPLEL; encoded by the coding sequence ATGTTTATCGGGATCGATCATGGCACGACGGCCATGCGCTTTGCCTCCGAGGAGGGGCATTTCAAGATCTCACGCGAGGCGGCACGCGAGTTCTCGGTCCATGACCTCGAACGACTATGCCCCCTGGATGAGATTGAGGGGATCGCGGTCTGTTACTCGATGGGTGACGGGATCTCGGCCGTCACCGACATCAGAAAGGTGAAGCACCGCGGGGTCGTCTCCCGGGAAGGGGCTGGCAAGCACATCGGTGGCGGGACGCGCGTCTACGACGAGGTGGCCGCGAGCGGGATCCCCGCGGTCGTGGTCCCCGGCATCCACCGCGGCTCCCCGACCGACCCGCGTTTCAAGGCCTATTCGCACCAGACCAGCCCGGAAAAACTGGGGATCGCCTATGAGGTCTGTCATGACCTGGGTGGGGACGTGGTGGTCTCCGACATCTCCTCAAACACCGTCACGCTCCTGGTCTCAGGCGGCGAAATCGTGGGGGCCTTCGATGCCTGCGTCTTTGCGCCGGGCACCCAGCACGGGGCGCTGGACGTCGACGCCATCCGGCGGATCGACGCCGGGATCGAGACGGCGAACGAGGCCTTCCTCCATGCGGGCGTCACCCACACCCTCCCCCCCGAAGAGCAGGACCGCACCATCGCGATGTTTGCGGCGATGGAGTGCGCCTCGATGCTCCTCCTCAACCCCCGGGCACAGGTGGCGCTTGCAGGCTCGAAGGCCCCGGTGGTGGCGGACGAGGTACGCGCCCTCCTCTGCCGGGAGGTCGCCGTCTATGACGAATGGTGCGCGGCCCGCGGCCTTGCCAGGATCGCTCACGACGTATTCACCGGGAGCGCGCCGGTTCTTGGCCTCCCTCTGGAATTATAG
- a CDS encoding pyruvate ferredoxin oxidoreductase subunit gamma: MRELRIHGRGGQGSVTAAELIAVAAFEGGIYSQAFPSFGVERRGAPVQAFVRFSDRKIRLRSEVYEPDYVIVQDSTLVGDVNVFGGMKEGGIALINTEKELSVEVPEGVKVIVIDATAIALQHLGVPITNTTLIGAFAAASGEIALPALEKALRARFPGKLADKNVAAAEYAYNLIKGEA; encoded by the coding sequence GTGAGAGAGTTACGCATCCATGGCAGGGGTGGACAGGGTTCTGTCACTGCTGCCGAACTGATCGCCGTCGCTGCGTTTGAAGGCGGAATCTACTCCCAGGCCTTCCCGTCTTTTGGCGTCGAACGGCGGGGGGCGCCGGTGCAGGCATTTGTCCGCTTCAGCGACAGGAAGATCCGCCTGCGCAGCGAGGTCTACGAGCCCGACTATGTTATCGTGCAGGACAGCACGCTGGTCGGCGACGTGAACGTCTTTGGCGGGATGAAAGAGGGCGGTATCGCCCTGATCAACACAGAAAAGGAGCTCTCGGTTGAAGTCCCCGAAGGGGTGAAGGTGATCGTGATCGACGCAACCGCGATCGCCCTCCAGCACCTTGGAGTGCCGATTACCAACACCACGCTGATCGGCGCCTTTGCCGCCGCCTCCGGCGAGATTGCCCTCCCGGCGCTTGAGAAGGCCCTGCGCGCTCGTTTCCCCGGGAAACTCGCCGACAAGAACGTCGCCGCCGCAGAATATGCTTATAACCTCATCAAGGGTGAGGCCTGA